The following nucleotide sequence is from Pseudomonadota bacterium.
ACGGCCATTCCGTGATAAATAGCGCGGTGAAGGATTACATCGAAGACGTCAGGGCCGGACGGTTCCCTACCGAATCGCACGGGTTCAAGAGAAGATGAAGATATTCGAGACAGCCGACGAGATCCGGTCCTGGTCGCGGGCGGAAAAGGCGCGCGGCCACGGGGTCGCGTTCGTGCCCACCATGGGCGCCCTCCACGAGGGCCATCTCTCGCTCATGCGCGAGGGAAAGCGGCGCGCAGAGGCGCTGGCCGTGTCCATCTACGTCAACCCCGCCCAGTTCGGCCCGGGCGAGGACCTGGCCAGATACCCGCGCGATCTCGAGGGCGACCTTCAAAAGTGCCGCTCGGTCGGCGCCCATGCGCTCTTCGCGCCCTCCGACCGAGAGATGTACCCCGACGGATTCCAGAGTTACGTATCGGTGGAAGATGTCTCAAAGGACCTCTGCGGAGCGTCGAGGCCGACGCACTTCCGCGGCGTGGCCACGGTGGTGGCAAAGCTCTTCAACATGGTGGAACCGGACGTGGCGCTCTTCGGCGAGAAGGACTTCCAGCAGCTGGCCGTCATCAGAAGGATGGTGAAAGACCTGGGATACCCGGTCGAGATAGTCGGATGCCCCACCGTGCGGGATCCGGACGGGCTGGCCATGAGCTCGCGCAACCGGTACCTCTCCCCTGCGGAGCGCTCCAGCGCCCTGTCGCTCAACCGCTCGCTCGGGGCGGCCCGGGAGATGGTAGATGCCGGCGAGCGCGACCCGGAGAAGGTCCTCGCAAAGGTCCGCGCGATAATAGAGGCCGAGCCCGACACGAGGATCGACTACGCGAAGATCGTGGACGCCGGTACGATGAAGGATCTGGATGAGATTAGACGGCCGGCGCTCGTCGCGCTGGCCGTGTTCGTCGGATCGACCCGCCTGATAGACAACACGCTGCTGGCCTGAGCCGGCGCTTCGGAGCGAAATGAAACGAACAGGCATAGCAATCCTCGCCGCTCTCCTCTGCCTGGCCCCCCATTTGTCGCTGCATGCCCGCTCGGCGGGCATGCAGCCGCTCGCGGTCATGCCCGACGACGGCGCGGGCGCGATCGCCGATTTCATAAAGAGCTCCCAGAGCAGCATCGATCTAATCGCGCACAGGCTGGACGACGCGCGGATCGTCGACGAGCTGGCCTCCGCGGCGCGCCGGGGGGTGAAGGTCAGGGTGATGCTGGACAAAAACCCGTCCGAGGGGGAGGAGGCGAACGCTGCGAGCGAGGCGCGCCTGAAGGCTGCGCGCGTGTTCACGTCATGGAGCGACCCGCATTTCTCCTCCACGATGGCGCGCGCCATCGTCTCCGACAACCGCGCAGCGCTCGTGATGACCTTCGACCTCGTCGAGGAGCAGCTGGACGGCGCGCGCGGCTTCGCGGTCCTGCTGCGGGACTCCAGGGACGTGGCCGACCTCTCGTGGATGTTTGAGGCGGACTGGAAGCGCGCGCGGTCGAGCCCGCTGGCGAGCTCTCTCGTTTGGGAGCCGAACGGGGCGAGGACGAAGCTGCTCTCGTCGATCCGCACCGCCACGGCCCACATCGACATCTACTCCGACGACATCCGGGACCCTGATATACAGGCCGCCGTGGCTCAGGCGGTGAAACGAGGGGTTGTCGTGAGGATCCTGGCCGGGGCAAGATCGGGCGACTCGCCGTCCGGACTCAACAAGGCCGCGCTGGCCGGCGCATCGGTGAGGCACTTGCAGGGCATGCCGCTGTCCGCGAGTGCCATGATCGCCGACGACGGCCGC
It contains:
- a CDS encoding pantoate--beta-alanine ligase; translated protein: MKIFETADEIRSWSRAEKARGHGVAFVPTMGALHEGHLSLMREGKRRAEALAVSIYVNPAQFGPGEDLARYPRDLEGDLQKCRSVGAHALFAPSDREMYPDGFQSYVSVEDVSKDLCGASRPTHFRGVATVVAKLFNMVEPDVALFGEKDFQQLAVIRRMVKDLGYPVEIVGCPTVRDPDGLAMSSRNRYLSPAERSSALSLNRSLGAAREMVDAGERDPEKVLAKVRAIIEAEPDTRIDYAKIVDAGTMKDLDEIRRPALVALAVFVGSTRLIDNTLLA